A genomic region of Stenotrophomonas sp. NA06056 contains the following coding sequences:
- a CDS encoding queuosine precursor transporter yields the protein MSVRPAPVFAPLTARALVLAVLAMGAVVLLSNVLVQYPINDWLTWGAFSYPVAFLVSNLINRRFGPGPARRVAWIGFAVAVLLSVWVATPRIAIASCSAFIVAQLLDITVFDRLRRGSWWRAPMVATTCSATVDTTIFWSIAFAGSTLPWVSWAAGDLAVKLAIGVCLLAPFRALLWKMAPLRTAG from the coding sequence ATGTCCGTGCGTCCTGCGCCTGTTTTTGCCCCATTGACCGCCCGCGCCCTGGTGCTGGCGGTGCTGGCCATGGGCGCGGTGGTGCTGCTGTCCAACGTGCTGGTGCAGTACCCCATCAATGACTGGCTGACCTGGGGCGCTTTCAGCTATCCGGTGGCCTTCCTGGTCAGCAACCTGATCAACCGCCGCTTCGGCCCGGGCCCCGCCCGCCGCGTGGCGTGGATCGGTTTTGCGGTGGCGGTGCTGCTGTCGGTGTGGGTGGCAACGCCGCGCATTGCGATTGCCTCGTGCTCGGCCTTCATCGTTGCCCAGCTGCTGGACATCACCGTGTTCGACCGCCTGCGCCGTGGCAGCTGGTGGCGCGCACCGATGGTGGCCACCACCTGCAGCGCGACGGTGGATACCACCATCTTCTGGTCGATCGCGTTTGCCGGTTCCACCCTGCCGTGGGTGAGCTGGGCGGCGGGCGATCTTGCGGTGAAGCTGGCGATTGGCGTGTGCCTGCTGGCCCCGTTCCGCGCGCTGCTGTGGAAGATGGCGCCGCTGCGCACCGCGGGCTGA
- a CDS encoding DUF2145 domain-containing protein, giving the protein MERLHRLRGGLLLLMGLLATAPAWADSGTCVERYPSVAAQAAMFDVAWTTAERLDALPDVDVVIAARGGQDLSRYGLRHSHLAFLLREDDGRWRALHLLNRCKTDSSQLYREGLGNFVGESGTHTDLRIGVPPPALQLALKRMLAAPAIQPKALHESKYNVVAYPFATDFQNSNQWILEVLAAAMAQAEGGPVIVKREQAQQWLRAQQYQPSVLHIGLGKRVGARLFVANATTTDHPASERISGNYSVVTVESVFDFLHQRSQLQQELTITHATVDPAAAATH; this is encoded by the coding sequence ATGGAACGTCTGCATCGCCTGCGCGGCGGCCTGCTTCTGTTGATGGGCCTGCTGGCCACAGCGCCGGCATGGGCCGACAGCGGCACCTGCGTCGAGCGCTACCCCAGCGTGGCCGCACAGGCGGCGATGTTCGATGTGGCGTGGACCACGGCCGAGCGCCTGGACGCGCTGCCCGACGTGGATGTAGTGATCGCCGCGCGTGGTGGCCAGGACCTGAGCCGCTACGGCCTGCGCCACAGCCACCTGGCCTTCCTGCTGCGCGAGGACGACGGCCGCTGGCGTGCGCTGCACCTGCTCAACCGCTGCAAGACCGACAGCTCGCAGCTGTACCGCGAGGGCCTGGGCAATTTCGTCGGCGAGAGCGGCACCCATACCGACCTGCGCATCGGCGTGCCACCGCCGGCGTTGCAGCTGGCACTGAAGCGGATGCTGGCAGCGCCGGCGATCCAGCCCAAGGCGTTGCACGAATCGAAGTACAACGTGGTGGCCTATCCGTTCGCCACCGACTTCCAGAATTCCAACCAGTGGATCCTGGAAGTGCTGGCCGCGGCGATGGCGCAGGCTGAAGGCGGCCCGGTCATCGTCAAGCGCGAACAGGCCCAGCAATGGCTGCGCGCGCAGCAGTACCAGCCCAGCGTGCTGCATATCGGCCTGGGCAAGCGCGTGGGCGCGCGCCTGTTCGTGGCCAACGCCACCACCACCGACCATCCGGCCAGCGAACGCATTTCCGGCAACTACTCGGTGGTGACGGTGGAATCGGTATTCGACTTCCTGCACCAGCGCAGCCAGCTGCAGCAGGAACTGACCATTACGCATGCGACGGTCGATCCGGCCGCTGCAGCCACTCACTGA
- the glnE gene encoding bifunctional [glutamate--ammonia ligase]-adenylyl-L-tyrosine phosphorylase/[glutamate--ammonia-ligase] adenylyltransferase has product MTLAPAELPATLQPLVDRALARLAQAVPDPIPAELQPMLTRLAVTSDFALDTLVRQPALLTQLATPGCPPIPAPVLDPLQPSDWPAQLRRWRTAMSTRLIWRDLAGLDDVPQTLAGATALAEDCLRLALDALQQEFTQRHGVILDDHGQPQQLVVFGLGKLGGGELNFSSDVDLVYAYVQGGESDGPRALVAEEYFARLGQRLAKLLDETTVDGFSHRVDLRLRPFGNAGRVALSFAGMDQYFQREGRDWERYAWLKARAVAGDIAAGEAWLQTLRPFVYRRYLDFTALDGLREMKAAITAEVARREMHDDIKRGAGGIREIEFLCQALQLIRGGREPVLRERRLLVALEALVAAGQIASDDGAALREAYLFLRRLENRLQMLRDAQTHVLPSDVLDRERIAVGLGYSDWDALRAALTVQQQRVSTEFGALLAPRKGQAAPDALANYWRSLPEGSNAPLLAEAGFLDANGADQSLRDFAQGTGVKSLSDAARARLDRVLPALLHAATRSPQPDAALKRVLGLLQAVLRRTSYLALLDEQPSALARLVDVLARSALLAERLAAYPLLLDELLDVRVSGPMPDAAGMLAECQQVLPVEDPESQLRWLNETRLALSFRMAMATLDGRQGAVDSTRQLAELAQAVVITVLAMAEADMRAAHGVVPGGRFAIIGYGSLGGLELGFGSDLDLVFLHDHPAAVEASDGARPLEPGRWYARLAQKVMALLAAVTAAGRLYDIDVRLRPDGGKGSLVSSLASYTEYQRERAWTWEHQALVRARGVAGDASLLQDFEDVRAQTLGRERDRATLYADVVKMRGRMRTELDRSDAARLDLKQGAGGVVDLEFLLQTGVLARSAQTPALLQPRATPALIDALAAAGFLPDATAQALHTAHATLLEVGLACTLDRRPRLAPTTPAIEDACAAISAACIAAELPFA; this is encoded by the coding sequence ATGACCCTCGCCCCCGCCGAATTGCCCGCCACCCTGCAGCCCCTCGTCGACCGCGCACTGGCGCGCCTGGCCCAGGCAGTGCCCGATCCCATCCCGGCCGAGCTGCAGCCGATGCTGACCCGGCTGGCGGTGACCAGCGACTTCGCCTTGGATACGCTGGTGCGGCAACCGGCGCTGCTGACGCAATTGGCCACTCCCGGCTGCCCGCCGATCCCAGCCCCGGTGCTCGACCCGCTGCAGCCCAGCGACTGGCCCGCACAACTGCGACGCTGGCGCACGGCGATGTCGACCCGCTTGATCTGGCGCGACCTGGCCGGGCTGGACGACGTGCCGCAGACCCTCGCCGGTGCCACTGCGCTGGCCGAGGACTGCCTGCGCTTGGCGCTGGACGCCCTGCAGCAGGAGTTCACCCAGCGCCATGGCGTGATCCTCGATGACCACGGCCAACCGCAGCAGCTGGTGGTGTTCGGGCTGGGCAAGCTGGGCGGTGGCGAGCTCAACTTCAGTTCCGATGTCGATCTGGTCTACGCCTACGTGCAGGGCGGTGAATCCGACGGTCCGCGCGCGCTGGTGGCCGAGGAGTACTTCGCCCGGCTCGGCCAGCGCCTGGCCAAGCTGCTGGATGAAACCACCGTCGACGGCTTCAGCCATCGCGTCGACCTGCGCCTGCGCCCGTTCGGCAACGCCGGACGCGTGGCGCTGTCGTTCGCCGGCATGGACCAGTATTTCCAGCGCGAGGGACGCGACTGGGAGCGCTATGCGTGGTTGAAGGCGCGCGCGGTGGCCGGTGACATCGCCGCCGGCGAGGCGTGGCTGCAGACCCTGCGTCCGTTCGTGTACCGCCGCTACCTCGACTTCACCGCGCTGGATGGCCTGCGCGAAATGAAAGCGGCGATCACCGCTGAAGTCGCGCGCCGCGAGATGCACGACGACATCAAGCGTGGCGCTGGCGGCATCCGCGAAATCGAGTTCCTGTGCCAGGCACTGCAGCTGATCCGCGGCGGCCGCGAGCCGGTGCTGCGTGAGCGGCGGTTGCTGGTCGCGCTGGAGGCGCTGGTCGCGGCCGGGCAGATCGCCAGCGACGATGGCGCCGCGTTGCGCGAGGCCTATCTGTTCCTGCGCCGCCTGGAAAACCGCCTGCAGATGCTGCGCGATGCGCAGACCCATGTGCTGCCCTCCGATGTGCTCGATCGCGAACGCATTGCCGTCGGCCTCGGCTATTCCGATTGGGATGCGTTGCGCGCTGCATTGACCGTGCAGCAGCAACGCGTCAGCACCGAGTTCGGTGCACTGCTGGCCCCGCGCAAGGGCCAGGCGGCGCCCGACGCACTGGCCAACTACTGGCGCAGCCTGCCCGAAGGCAGCAACGCACCGCTGCTGGCCGAGGCCGGTTTCCTCGATGCCAATGGCGCCGATCAGTCACTGCGTGATTTCGCCCAGGGCACAGGCGTGAAGTCGCTGTCCGATGCGGCACGTGCGCGCCTGGATCGCGTGCTGCCAGCACTGTTGCACGCCGCCACCCGTTCGCCGCAGCCCGACGCCGCACTCAAGCGCGTGCTCGGTCTGCTGCAGGCGGTGCTGCGCCGTACCAGCTACCTGGCGCTGCTGGACGAACAGCCCAGCGCGCTCGCGCGCCTGGTCGACGTGCTGGCCCGCAGTGCATTGCTGGCCGAACGCCTGGCTGCGTATCCGTTGCTGCTGGACGAACTGCTGGACGTGCGCGTGTCCGGGCCGATGCCCGATGCCGCCGGCATGCTGGCCGAATGCCAACAGGTGTTGCCGGTGGAGGATCCGGAATCGCAGCTGCGCTGGCTCAATGAAACGCGACTGGCGCTCAGCTTCCGCATGGCGATGGCCACGCTGGACGGGCGCCAGGGTGCGGTCGACAGCACCCGTCAACTGGCCGAACTGGCGCAGGCGGTGGTCATCACCGTGCTGGCGATGGCCGAGGCGGACATGCGTGCGGCCCATGGCGTTGTGCCCGGTGGCCGTTTCGCGATCATCGGGTACGGCAGCCTGGGTGGCCTGGAACTGGGCTTCGGTTCGGATCTGGACCTGGTGTTCCTGCACGACCATCCCGCCGCTGTGGAAGCCAGCGATGGCGCGCGCCCGCTGGAGCCTGGCCGCTGGTATGCGCGCCTGGCGCAGAAGGTGATGGCGCTGTTGGCTGCGGTCACCGCCGCCGGCCGCCTGTACGACATCGACGTGCGCCTGCGCCCGGACGGTGGCAAGGGCTCGCTGGTGTCTTCGCTGGCCAGCTACACCGAGTATCAGCGCGAACGCGCCTGGACCTGGGAACACCAGGCGCTGGTGCGCGCACGCGGTGTGGCCGGTGATGCCAGCCTGCTGCAGGATTTCGAAGACGTACGCGCGCAGACGCTGGGCCGCGAACGCGATCGCGCAACACTGTATGCCGATGTAGTGAAGATGCGCGGTCGCATGCGTACCGAACTGGACCGTAGCGATGCTGCGCGACTCGACCTGAAGCAGGGCGCAGGCGGTGTGGTCGATCTGGAATTCCTGCTGCAGACCGGCGTGCTGGCACGCAGTGCGCAGACACCTGCATTGCTGCAGCCGCGCGCCACGCCGGCCTTGATCGACGCGTTGGCGGCGGCGGGGTTCCTGCCCGACGCCACCGCACAGGCCCTGCACACTGCACACGCGACGCTGTTGGAGGTAGGGCTGGCCTGCACGCTGGATCGCAGGCCGCGGTTGGCGCCGACGACGCCGGCCATCGAAGACGCATGTGCGGCGATCAGCGCCGCGTGCATCGCCGCGGAGCTGCCGTTCGCCTGA